A portion of the Acidimicrobiia bacterium genome contains these proteins:
- a CDS encoding helix-turn-helix transcriptional regulator: protein MSDPATALGRTIHAARHAKDLTAYEVAHRTGGVHRATIQRIESGEITRPRPETLQRLALVLDLDLDDLLALAGYAQLEDLPGFEPYLRAKHSDFPDAAIDQLVEHFNLIADKYRQQHIN, encoded by the coding sequence ATGAGCGACCCAGCGACCGCCTTGGGACGCACCATCCACGCCGCTCGACACGCCAAGGACCTCACCGCTTATGAGGTCGCCCACCGCACCGGCGGCGTCCACCGAGCCACCATCCAACGCATCGAATCAGGCGAGATCACCAGACCTCGACCCGAGACGTTGCAGAGGCTCGCGCTGGTCCTCGACCTCGACCTCGACGACCTGCTTGCCCTGGCTGGATACGCCCAACTCGAAGACCTTCCCGGCTTCGAGCCATACCTGCGAGCCAAACACAGTGACTTCCCCGACGCGGCCATCGACCAGCTCGTCGAACACTTCAACCTCATCGCCGACAAGTACCGCCAACAGCACATCAACTAA
- a CDS encoding ImmA/IrrE family metallo-endopeptidase: MIITTLQELVPRRRLHYLEALAVAEKQAQRLRGHLSIDSAAISDQQLRSIPGVVIEEVARLGVSGATRQVGDLWIVLLNADESPVRRRFTAAHEIKHILDDQAVNHLRKAGPGTAPDWLTERICDYFAACLLMPRIWVKRAWGSNAQDEATLAKMFNVSLDAARIRLQQVGLTDAPKRCHGYTRDVIPLPTRTAAA, encoded by the coding sequence ATGATCATCACCACCCTGCAGGAACTCGTTCCCCGACGACGCCTGCACTACCTCGAAGCACTCGCCGTCGCCGAGAAACAGGCACAACGCCTCCGCGGCCACCTCAGCATCGACTCAGCCGCCATCAGCGATCAGCAACTTCGGTCCATTCCCGGAGTGGTCATCGAAGAAGTAGCCAGGCTCGGAGTCTCCGGCGCCACCCGCCAGGTCGGTGACCTGTGGATCGTTCTGCTCAACGCCGACGAGTCGCCGGTCCGCCGCCGCTTCACCGCCGCGCATGAGATCAAGCACATCCTCGACGACCAGGCCGTCAACCATCTCCGCAAAGCAGGCCCTGGCACCGCCCCCGACTGGCTCACCGAACGGATCTGCGACTACTTCGCTGCCTGCCTGCTGATGCCCCGAATCTGGGTCAAACGAGCCTGGGGCAGCAACGCTCAGGACGAGGCCACGCTCGCCAAGATGTTCAACGTCTCCCTCGACGCCGCCCGCATCCGCCTCCAACAAGTCGGTCTCACCGACGCACCCAAGAGGTGCCACGGGTACACCCGTGATGTGATACCCCTTCCAACACGAACGGCAGCAGCATGA
- a CDS encoding cation:proton antiporter — protein sequence MPSAFLAAGPGLPELILDIGLALVGAGFLAILFTRIRIPTVAAFLLAGVLLGPVGGVISDEGAIDTIAQLGLILLLFLIGLEIDMRSLVASGRTVLMSGILQFPVTVIFGLLAAQGLVLIGVGSGVIGGEYGALYVGLAIAASSTLLVVALLQQSFTLDTVSGRMAIALLIFQDVWAIIVLALQPNLDSPRIGPIAASLAGIALLGVVAAVVARTALNRGLSWVAKQPATVLVASLAWCFGVVIAGIHIDEGLSRAFDISPGLSVSAGMGAMIAGTTIASLPFAIEITRQVSVVRDFFVTLFFVGIGMTIPAPDELAIVVLAVLLAALAIASRFLVMLPLLYASGLDRRNATLTSTKLAPISEFGLVIAFIGLQLGHIDAKVSAVIVLAFVITAVLSPWLFARSDKVYDALAPLLDRLGLKQPTSGPGGSAEAYDLALLGLHRTGSSLLAELHATEPELLHRSLVIDFNVSIHEQIAALGPHVVYGDFTIPETLQHAGVDRARVVLCTIPGDILVSTSPQRLVKTIRELCPDSTLIFTATTFPEARSLYAAGADFVLIPRVDAAQSALNAVRAALNGKIGDLRADSDARFEGSDRREALE from the coding sequence ATGCCCAGCGCATTCCTCGCCGCAGGCCCGGGACTCCCGGAACTCATCCTCGACATCGGACTCGCCCTGGTGGGAGCCGGGTTCCTCGCCATCCTGTTCACCCGCATCCGCATCCCCACCGTGGCGGCATTCCTGCTCGCCGGGGTGCTGCTCGGGCCGGTCGGCGGGGTGATCTCGGACGAGGGGGCCATCGACACCATCGCCCAACTCGGACTCATTCTCCTGCTGTTTCTGATCGGACTCGAGATCGACATGCGCTCCCTGGTGGCGAGTGGGCGCACCGTGCTGATGTCCGGCATCCTCCAATTCCCGGTGACCGTGATCTTCGGCCTTCTGGCCGCCCAGGGTCTCGTCCTCATCGGGGTGGGCAGCGGTGTGATCGGGGGCGAGTACGGAGCCCTCTATGTGGGCCTGGCGATCGCAGCGTCGTCGACCCTGCTGGTGGTCGCCCTGCTCCAGCAGTCGTTCACACTCGACACCGTCAGCGGACGCATGGCGATCGCGCTCCTCATCTTCCAGGACGTGTGGGCGATCATCGTCCTCGCGCTCCAGCCGAACCTCGATAGCCCGCGGATCGGCCCGATCGCTGCATCGCTGGCGGGTATCGCCCTCCTCGGGGTGGTCGCCGCCGTCGTGGCTCGCACCGCGCTGAACCGCGGCCTCTCCTGGGTGGCGAAGCAACCTGCCACCGTCCTGGTCGCCTCCCTCGCATGGTGTTTCGGCGTCGTCATCGCCGGAATCCACATCGACGAAGGCCTCTCACGGGCATTCGACATCTCGCCCGGGCTATCGGTGAGTGCGGGCATGGGGGCGATGATCGCGGGCACCACGATTGCCAGCCTGCCATTCGCCATCGAGATCACACGCCAGGTGTCGGTCGTCCGGGACTTCTTCGTCACCCTGTTCTTCGTGGGCATCGGGATGACCATCCCCGCGCCCGACGAGCTGGCCATCGTCGTGCTCGCGGTGCTCCTGGCCGCCCTCGCCATCGCGTCGCGGTTCCTGGTCATGCTTCCCCTGCTCTACGCGAGCGGCCTCGATCGCCGCAACGCCACGCTCACCTCCACCAAGCTCGCCCCGATCTCCGAGTTCGGGCTTGTTATCGCCTTCATCGGCCTGCAACTGGGCCACATCGACGCCAAGGTGAGCGCCGTGATCGTGCTCGCATTTGTGATCACCGCGGTGTTGAGTCCGTGGCTCTTCGCTCGTTCCGACAAGGTGTACGACGCGCTCGCCCCGCTCCTCGATCGGCTGGGCCTCAAGCAGCCAACCTCGGGGCCGGGCGGTTCGGCTGAGGCATATGACCTCGCGCTCCTCGGTCTGCACCGCACTGGATCTTCACTGCTTGCCGAACTGCACGCCACCGAGCCGGAGCTGCTCCACCGAAGCCTCGTGATCGACTTCAACGTCTCGATTCACGAACAGATCGCTGCACTCGGGCCCCATGTCGTGTACGGAGACTTCACCATTCCGGAGACGCTGCAACACGCAGGGGTCGACCGGGCCCGGGTGGTGCTCTGCACGATTCCTGGAGACATCCTGGTCTCGACCTCGCCTCAGCGACTGGTCAAGACGATTCGCGAGTTGTGCCCCGACTCGACGCTCATCTTCACCGCCACCACCTTCCCTGAGGCCCGGTCGCTGTACGCCGCCGGGGCAGACTTCGTGCTCATCCCCCGGGTGGACGCCGCCCAGTCGGCGCTGAACGCGGTCCGGGCAGCCCTCAACGGCAAGATCGGAGACCTGCGCGCCGATTCGGACGCCCGCTTCGAGGGGTCTGACCGGCGCGAAGCGCTCGAGTGA
- a CDS encoding ferredoxin, translating to MAEPTKLIVWIDQDLCTGDGICEEIAPDVFVGREDGLWVVKEEARHFGKTIVFDAKEGDGHGPDGSRGVARIPDSQTDIAIEAAEECPGECIMIEPYDAASIDGRGV from the coding sequence ATGGCAGAACCAACGAAGCTCATAGTCTGGATCGACCAGGACCTCTGCACCGGTGACGGGATCTGCGAGGAGATCGCCCCCGACGTGTTCGTCGGACGCGAGGACGGGCTCTGGGTCGTGAAGGAAGAGGCCCGGCACTTCGGCAAGACGATCGTGTTCGACGCCAAGGAAGGCGATGGCCACGGCCCCGACGGTTCCCGCGGGGTCGCCCGGATACCCGACTCGCAGACCGACATCGCCATCGAGGCCGCCGAGGAGTGCCCCGGCGAGTGCATCATGATCGAGCCCTACGACGCCGCGTCGATCGACGGTCGCGGGGTCTAG
- the rpoD gene encoding RNA polymerase sigma factor RpoD produces the protein MTTPADLVLEDLLARARQRGFLMMMEVQQELEDAEAPPDAFDRVLEALRSGGVEIREDTPEAVFDLVQVDDEIEVSDPVRMYLQEIGRVPLLDTQQEVELSMQMESGLRAKEKLSHIEEPIGVAERAILDRAARFGERAQQRLVEANLRLVVSIAKKYVGRGMPLLDLIQEGNLGLMRAVEKFDYRKGFKFSTYASWWIRQSVTRALADQGRTIRVPVHMVETINKLAAVQRTLSQELGREPTIAEIASDLELEPEKITELRRIAQDPLSLESPLGEEDDSTLGDFVQDHDAEAPVAAASFRLLQDYLRIVLEELSDRERQVLLMRFGLADGNIHTLEEVGKHFKVTRERVRQLETKALAKLRQPSRAGRLKDYLGDS, from the coding sequence ATGACCACACCGGCAGATCTGGTACTCGAAGACCTGCTGGCGCGCGCCCGCCAACGCGGCTTCTTGATGATGATGGAGGTGCAGCAGGAGCTGGAGGACGCCGAGGCTCCGCCCGACGCGTTCGATCGTGTGTTGGAGGCGCTGCGCTCCGGCGGGGTGGAGATACGCGAGGACACCCCTGAGGCCGTCTTCGATCTGGTCCAGGTGGACGACGAGATCGAAGTGAGCGATCCCGTCAGGATGTACCTCCAGGAGATCGGTCGGGTGCCCCTGCTCGATACCCAGCAGGAGGTGGAGCTGTCGATGCAGATGGAATCCGGGCTGAGGGCCAAAGAGAAGCTGTCCCACATCGAGGAGCCGATCGGCGTCGCCGAGCGGGCGATTCTCGACCGGGCCGCCCGGTTCGGCGAGCGAGCCCAACAGCGTCTCGTCGAGGCGAACCTCCGCCTCGTCGTCTCGATTGCCAAGAAGTACGTCGGCCGGGGAATGCCCCTCCTCGACCTGATCCAGGAGGGCAATCTCGGCCTGATGCGGGCGGTCGAGAAGTTCGACTACCGCAAGGGCTTCAAGTTCTCGACATACGCCTCATGGTGGATCCGGCAGTCGGTGACCCGGGCACTCGCCGATCAGGGCCGCACGATTCGGGTGCCGGTGCACATGGTGGAGACCATCAACAAGCTGGCCGCGGTGCAACGGACCCTGAGCCAGGAGCTGGGTCGCGAGCCGACCATCGCCGAGATCGCCAGCGACCTCGAGCTCGAGCCCGAAAAGATCACCGAGCTACGGCGGATCGCCCAGGACCCGCTGTCGCTCGAGTCGCCGCTGGGCGAGGAGGACGACTCGACTCTCGGCGACTTCGTCCAGGACCACGATGCCGAAGCGCCGGTGGCGGCGGCCTCGTTCCGCTTGTTGCAGGATTATCTCCGCATAGTCCTCGAGGAGCTCTCCGATCGGGAGCGGCAGGTGCTGCTGATGAGGTTCGGGCTTGCCGACGGCAACATTCACACTCTCGAAGAGGTGGGGAAGCACTTCAAGGTGACCCGGGAGCGGGTGCGCCAGTTGGAGACGAAGGCCCTCGCCAAGCTGCGTCAACCATCACGCGCCGGGCGTCTCAAGGACTACCTGGGCGACTCGTAG
- the dnaG gene encoding DNA primase — MAYRREDIERVRDATDLVELVAEVTKVKRAGRSVMAVCPFHQEKTASMSVDPSRGLYHCFGCGASGDVFRFVQENQTVDFSDAVEMLARRSNITLERDPEAAKRRDRREVLVDATSTAVDFYHARLKAGQEAGTARSYLRGRGYDADVVERFSIGFSPTSGEALVAHLRAAKVPEDVMVSAGLALRSRAGRIFDRFRGRIMFPIFDVRGDAVGFGARLLEGDGPKYLNSPETPIYHKSRLLYGLNWAKSEVVRGSEVVVVEGYTDVIALHLAGLPIAVATCGTALGEEHLDLLRRFTDRIVLMFDADEAGAGASLRGLERSAPGDLDLRIAELPEGRDPADVVFSGDAHALRKSIDTSTSLIEYRIEAEIAKFAYKADRQAAARAVRAAAAIVAQHPDRQSRREGAGFIASRVITNSVDDVIDLVEEQRQLLNQQGGSPARSNAVARSQTGSEKAEVEVLRLLLANHPDVRGIDWSTLLSVPEHLAAYDVIAPTLEAMEPGEPPDLGSLVGGADPAIGEMLGRLALDGRPLPDAAEVVKKVQVGALEGRLRELQFQVGSLDADTEPEAYSVAFRELIALEKQRRDLWSHE, encoded by the coding sequence GTGGCCTACCGGCGGGAAGACATCGAGCGCGTTCGTGACGCCACCGACCTCGTCGAGCTGGTGGCCGAGGTCACCAAGGTCAAGCGGGCCGGGCGCTCGGTCATGGCGGTGTGCCCCTTCCACCAGGAGAAGACCGCCTCGATGTCGGTCGATCCGTCCCGCGGGCTGTACCACTGCTTCGGGTGCGGGGCGAGCGGGGATGTCTTCCGGTTCGTGCAGGAGAACCAGACGGTCGACTTCTCCGACGCGGTGGAGATGCTCGCCCGCCGGTCGAACATCACGCTCGAGCGTGACCCCGAGGCGGCCAAGCGCCGCGATCGGCGCGAAGTGCTGGTGGATGCCACCAGCACCGCGGTGGACTTCTACCACGCCCGTCTGAAGGCGGGCCAGGAGGCAGGAACTGCCCGCTCCTACCTGCGGGGCAGGGGATACGACGCCGACGTGGTGGAGCGGTTCTCGATCGGTTTCAGCCCGACCAGCGGTGAGGCGCTGGTGGCCCATCTCCGTGCCGCCAAGGTGCCCGAGGACGTGATGGTGTCGGCCGGCCTGGCGCTGCGGAGTCGTGCCGGCCGCATATTCGACCGGTTCAGAGGCCGGATCATGTTCCCGATCTTCGACGTGCGGGGTGACGCCGTGGGGTTCGGCGCTCGACTGCTCGAAGGAGATGGCCCCAAGTACCTGAACTCTCCAGAGACACCGATCTATCACAAATCCCGCCTCCTGTACGGGCTCAACTGGGCGAAGAGTGAGGTGGTGAGAGGGAGCGAGGTGGTGGTGGTCGAGGGCTACACCGACGTGATCGCACTGCACCTGGCCGGGTTGCCGATCGCGGTCGCCACCTGCGGGACCGCGCTCGGTGAGGAACACCTCGACCTGTTGCGACGATTCACCGACCGGATCGTGCTGATGTTCGATGCGGATGAAGCAGGCGCCGGTGCGAGCCTGCGCGGCCTGGAGCGGTCGGCTCCCGGCGACCTCGACCTCCGCATCGCCGAATTGCCGGAGGGCAGGGACCCGGCCGATGTCGTGTTCTCGGGGGATGCCCATGCTCTCCGCAAGTCGATCGACACATCCACCTCGCTCATCGAATATCGGATCGAGGCCGAGATCGCCAAGTTCGCATACAAGGCCGACCGTCAGGCCGCGGCCCGGGCGGTGCGGGCGGCGGCGGCGATCGTCGCCCAGCACCCGGATCGCCAGTCGCGACGGGAAGGGGCGGGATTCATCGCCAGTCGGGTGATCACCAACTCGGTGGACGATGTGATCGACCTGGTCGAGGAGCAGCGCCAACTGCTCAATCAACAGGGAGGGTCCCCGGCACGGTCCAACGCGGTGGCCCGATCCCAGACCGGGTCCGAGAAGGCGGAGGTCGAGGTGCTGCGCCTTCTGTTGGCGAACCATCCGGATGTGCGGGGGATCGACTGGTCGACTCTTCTCTCGGTGCCGGAGCACCTCGCCGCGTATGACGTGATCGCCCCGACGCTCGAGGCGATGGAACCGGGGGAACCCCCCGACCTCGGTTCATTGGTGGGCGGCGCCGATCCGGCCATCGGCGAAATGCTCGGTCGTTTGGCCCTCGATGGCCGCCCGCTGCCCGATGCGGCGGAAGTCGTCAAGAAGGTGCAGGTGGGCGCGCTGGAGGGCCGCCTCCGCGAACTGCAGTTTCAGGTGGGCTCGCTCGATGCCGACACAGAGCCAGAGGCGTATTCGGTCGCCTTCAGGGAGTTGATAGCTTTGGAAAAGCAGCGCCGCGATCTCTGGAGCCATGAATGA
- a CDS encoding glycine--tRNA ligase encodes MPAPSLDTIANLAKRRGFVFPASEIYGGLRSSWDYGPLGVELLRNLRDAWWRTMVRDRDDIVGLDSSILQARQVWVASGHEASFTDPLVECRNCNNRFRVDKLDDPNKCPNCGKEGTFTEPRPFHLMLRTHLGPVEDDAALVYLRPETAQGIFINYENVRRTTRMRLPFGIAQIGKAFRNEITPGQFVFRTREFEQMEMEFFCRPEEAEKWHRYWLDARLQWYIDLGMAPERVRLRAHETDELAHYSNATSDVEYLFPWGWDELEGIANRADFDLRAHTEHSGVDLRYYDQESDERFFPHVIEPAAGVTRSAFAFLVDAYEEDEVGGESRVVLRLHPRLAPVKVAVLPLSKKDDLVAVTDEVAAELRRRWPIEVDVTQSIGRRYRRQDEIGTPYCVTIDFDTLQDQAVTVRDRDTTEQVRIPITDLVEHLNGRFGGLV; translated from the coding sequence ATGCCTGCCCCTTCCCTCGACACCATTGCGAATCTCGCCAAGCGGCGGGGGTTCGTGTTCCCGGCGTCCGAGATCTATGGGGGTTTGCGGTCGTCGTGGGACTACGGGCCCCTCGGGGTGGAGTTGCTCCGAAACCTGCGCGACGCATGGTGGCGAACGATGGTGCGCGACCGCGACGACATCGTCGGCCTCGACTCGTCGATCCTCCAGGCCCGTCAGGTCTGGGTCGCCTCCGGCCACGAGGCGTCCTTCACCGATCCGCTGGTCGAGTGCCGCAACTGCAACAACCGGTTCCGGGTCGACAAGCTCGATGACCCGAACAAGTGCCCGAACTGCGGCAAGGAAGGCACTTTCACCGAGCCCCGCCCCTTCCACCTCATGCTGCGCACCCATTTGGGGCCGGTCGAGGACGATGCCGCCCTCGTCTACCTGCGTCCGGAAACCGCCCAGGGGATCTTCATCAACTACGAGAACGTGCGGCGCACCACCCGGATGCGCCTCCCCTTCGGCATCGCCCAGATCGGCAAGGCTTTCCGTAACGAGATCACCCCCGGCCAGTTCGTGTTCCGTACCCGCGAATTCGAGCAGATGGAGATGGAGTTCTTCTGCAGACCCGAGGAAGCCGAAAAGTGGCATCGCTACTGGCTCGATGCCCGGCTGCAGTGGTACATCGACCTGGGCATGGCTCCCGAGCGGGTGCGGCTGCGGGCGCACGAGACCGACGAGTTGGCCCACTACTCCAACGCCACCAGCGACGTCGAGTACTTGTTCCCATGGGGGTGGGACGAGCTGGAGGGGATCGCCAACCGGGCGGACTTCGACCTCCGGGCCCACACCGAACACAGTGGCGTCGACTTGCGCTACTACGACCAGGAGAGCGACGAGCGGTTCTTTCCGCATGTGATCGAGCCCGCCGCCGGGGTGACGCGCTCGGCTTTCGCGTTTCTGGTCGACGCGTACGAAGAGGACGAAGTCGGCGGCGAATCGCGGGTGGTGCTTCGCCTTCATCCTCGTTTGGCTCCCGTGAAGGTGGCCGTGCTTCCCCTCTCCAAGAAGGACGACCTGGTCGCGGTCACCGACGAAGTCGCCGCCGAGTTGCGTCGCCGGTGGCCCATCGAGGTGGATGTCACCCAGTCGATCGGCCGCCGCTACCGGCGCCAGGACGAGATCGGCACCCCCTACTGCGTGACGATCGACTTCGACACGCTCCAGGATCAGGCGGTCACGGTCCGCGACCGAGACACCACCGAACAGGTCCGGATCCCCATCACCGACCTGGTCGAGCACCTCAATGGCAGGTTCGGCGGGTTGGTGTAG
- the uppS gene encoding polyprenyl diphosphate synthase, with protein sequence MADPRHVAIVMDGNGRWAEARGLPRTAGHAAGEAALFDIVHGALELGIEWLTVFTFSTENWSRPADEVEFLMGFKEDLLTRRRDELHELGVRVLFLGDRDDPRVGDRLRTRIHEAEELTAQDTNMTMVFAFNYGARAEIAAAARRLAADAVAGQIDPADIDQDALAARFEIPDMPDPDLVIRTSGEQRVSNFLLWQSAYSEYAFPDILWPDFRTEDLKQAVEEYQARERRFGGVG encoded by the coding sequence ATGGCTGATCCCCGCCACGTCGCCATCGTCATGGACGGCAACGGGCGGTGGGCCGAGGCCCGAGGGTTGCCCCGCACCGCCGGGCACGCCGCCGGCGAGGCCGCCCTCTTCGACATCGTCCACGGCGCATTGGAGCTCGGGATCGAATGGCTGACAGTTTTTACGTTCTCCACCGAAAACTGGTCCCGTCCGGCGGACGAGGTCGAGTTCCTGATGGGATTCAAGGAGGACCTCCTCACCCGGCGTCGTGACGAATTGCACGAGTTGGGTGTGCGAGTGCTCTTCCTCGGAGATCGGGATGATCCACGGGTGGGCGATCGTCTCCGCACCCGAATCCATGAGGCGGAGGAGCTCACCGCGCAAGACACCAACATGACGATGGTCTTCGCCTTCAACTACGGGGCCAGGGCCGAGATTGCCGCCGCCGCCCGCCGTCTGGCTGCCGACGCGGTCGCCGGGCAGATCGACCCGGCCGACATCGACCAAGACGCGTTGGCGGCCCGTTTCGAGATCCCCGATATGCCCGACCCCGATCTGGTGATCCGCACCAGCGGCGAGCAGAGGGTCAGCAACTTCCTGCTGTGGCAGTCCGCCTACAGCGAGTACGCCTTCCCCGACATCCTCTGGCCCGACTTCCGCACCGAAGACCTGAAGCAAGCGGTGGAGGAGTACCAGGCGCGCGAACGAAGGTTCGGAGGAGTGGGGTAA
- the recO gene encoding DNA repair protein RecO — MPLRDDQGIVLRGFPFGEADRVVVLLSPNHGKVRAVAKGVRKTKSRFGGRLEPFTHVDLVLYEGRNLGTITQVSVIEAYPNLRGDLDRVLAAGTMVEVIDAVTQEEESSIRAFLLLRQGLAALEAGPRHPDIVAAFLLKAAQVVGVAPAFEECAGCGRTDGLNKFSFAAGGALCDKDTAPGAVALRPGLTTYLARLAAADLSALPVHDAAFSGEAMGVTRRFIEYHLDRRIKSLAIDG; from the coding sequence GTGCCACTCCGCGACGATCAGGGCATCGTCCTCCGCGGCTTCCCGTTCGGGGAGGCCGACCGGGTCGTGGTGCTGCTCAGCCCCAACCACGGCAAGGTCCGGGCGGTGGCCAAAGGCGTCCGCAAGACCAAGAGCCGGTTCGGGGGCCGTCTCGAGCCCTTTACCCATGTCGATCTGGTCCTCTACGAAGGGCGCAATCTGGGGACCATCACCCAGGTGTCGGTGATCGAGGCGTACCCGAATCTCCGCGGCGACCTCGACCGGGTGTTGGCGGCCGGGACGATGGTCGAGGTGATCGACGCCGTCACCCAGGAAGAGGAGAGCTCGATCCGGGCTTTCCTGCTGCTGCGCCAGGGTCTCGCAGCACTCGAAGCAGGCCCCCGCCACCCTGACATCGTGGCGGCGTTCCTGCTGAAGGCCGCCCAGGTCGTCGGCGTCGCCCCCGCCTTCGAAGAATGTGCCGGGTGCGGGCGGACGGACGGCTTGAACAAGTTCTCCTTCGCTGCCGGAGGGGCGCTGTGCGACAAGGACACCGCCCCGGGGGCAGTGGCCCTGCGACCCGGCCTCACCACCTACCTGGCGCGCCTCGCCGCCGCCGATCTCAGCGCACTCCCGGTGCACGACGCCGCTTTCTCCGGCGAGGCGATGGGGGTGACCCGGCGCTTCATCGAGTACCACCTCGATCGGCGGATCAAGAGCCTGGCGATCGATGGCTGA